One genomic window of Quercus robur chromosome 6, dhQueRobu3.1, whole genome shotgun sequence includes the following:
- the LOC126732624 gene encoding uncharacterized protein LOC126732624 isoform X1, giving the protein MGFEGSGGSKLLGLRVTPMHKRSKSFPDKKRVGGDNVDSSFEASDRIKMDMGHLEDHIKTNKKQSPKAEVQNYLKQEILQLEKRLQDQFEVRRALENAMGYRSSSQDNTTGTVMPKPATELIKEIAVLELEVVYLEQYLLSLYRKAFDQQITISPSSKDDRLKSPINTPRARIHKASRLDITSKRESSVAQTGCESLDNPWKESNGIGGEEKLLDSGVHRCHSSLSQRSVYSTRTSPPVDSLSKALRACHSQPLSMMEYAQNTSSSIISLAEHLGTRISDHVPETPNRLSEDMIKCMSAIYCKLADPPLTHNGLSSPNSSMSSMSAFSPQDQCDMWSPGFRNNSSFDVRLDNPFHVEGLKEFSGPYSTMVEVPWIYRDGQKLGDTEHLLQNFRSLICRLEEVDPRMLSHEEKLAFWINIHNALVMHAYLAYGIPQNNVKRVFLLLKAAYNIGGHIISADTIQSSVLGCRMSRPGQWLRLLLSQRTKFKPGDERQAYAIDNPEPLLHFALCSGSHSDPAVRVYTPKRVFQELESAKEEYIRATFGVRKDHIILLPKIVQSFVKDSDLCPAGVMEMIQQSLPESLKKSLKKCQLGKSRKSIEYVPHNFAFRYLISKELVK; this is encoded by the exons ATGGGTTTTGAGGGGAGTGGAGGTAGTAAACTGCTGGGACTGAGAGTGACCCCAATGCACAAGCGTTCAAAGAG CTTTCCTGATAAGAAAAGAGTTGGGGGAGATAACGTGGATAGTTCCTTTGAAGCCTCAGACCGAATAAAGATG GATATGGGGCACTTAGAGGACCATATCAAAACCAATAAGAAGCAATCCCCTAAGGCTGAAgttcaaaattatttaaagcAAGAG ATTCTACAACTTGAGAAGAGATTACAAGACCAATTTGAGGTCCGCCGGGCTTTGGAAAATGCAATGGGATATAGGTCTTCCTCTCAGGATAATACAACTGGAACAGTAATGCCCAAG CCAGCCACAGAGTTAATCAAGGAAATTGCAGTGTTAGAGTTGGAAGTAGTGTATTTGGAGCAATATCTTCTCTCCTTGTACCGGAAAGCATTTGATCAACAAATAACTATATCTCCATCTTCCAAGGATGACAGATTAAAATCACCTATAAATACTCCAAGAGCAAGGATCCACAAAGCTTCCAGACTTGATATTACATCAAAGAGGGAAAGTTCAGTTGCACAAACTGGTTGTGAGTCGCTTGACAACCCATGGAAGGAATCCAATGGAATTGGTGGGGAGGAGAAGCTATTAGATTCTGGTGTTCATCGCTGTCACTCCTCATTATCTCAACGTTCAGTGTATTCGACTAGGACTTCACCTCCAGTTGATTCTTTGTCTAAGGCTTTACGCGCTTGTCATTCCCAACCTTTGTCCATGATGGAG TATGCTCAGAATACTTCGTCAAGTATAATCAGTCTGGCAGAGCATCTTGGTACCCGCATCTCTGATCATGTTCCAGAAACACCTAACAGGCTTTCTGAGGATATGATTAAGTGCATGTCAGCCATATATTGCAAGCTAGCAGACCCACCTTTGACACATAATGGCCTGTCATCTCCCAATTCGTCTATGTCATCGATGAGTGCATTTTCTCCACAAGATCAGTGTGATATGTGGAGTCCAGGGTTCAGGAATAATTCTTCTTTTGATGTACGCTTAGATAATCCTTTCCATGTGGAAGGACTCAAGGAGTTCAGTGGACCATACAGCACCATGGTTGAAGTCCCTTGGATTTACAGAGATGGTCAGAAACTGGGTGATACTGAACATCTGCTACAAAATTTCAG GTCCCTTATTTGTCGATTAGAAGAAGTAGATCCTAGGATGTTGAGTCATGAAGAGAAGCTAGCATTCTGGATTAACATACACAATGCGTTGGTGATGCAT GCATATTTGGCTTATGGGATTCCACAAAACAATGTAAAGAGAGTTTTTCTACTCTTAAAG GCAGCATATAACATTGGGGGTCACATCATCAGTGCAGACACTATACAGAGTTCTGTCCTAGGTTGCAGAATGTCTCGTCCTGGGCAG TGGCTTCGCTTGTTACTTTCTCAAAGGACGAAATTCAAGCCTGGAGATGAACGGCAAGCATATGCAATTGACAATCCAGAACCCCTATTGCACTTTGCGCTCTGTTCGGGAAGCCATTCTGATCCAGCG GTTCGAGTGTACACGCCCAAGAGAGTATTTCAAGAGCTGGAATCTGCAAAAGAAGAGTACATTCGAGCTACCTTTGGTGTACGTAAGGATCATATAATCCTTTTACCGAAAATCGTTCAGTCATTCGTGAAGGATTCCGATTTGTGTCCAGCTGGAGTGATGGAGATGATCCAACAGTCTTTGCCTGAATCTCTGAAGAAGAGTCTTAAGAAATGTCAGCTAGGAAAATCTCGCAAGAGCATCGAATACGTTCCTCACAACTTTGCCTTCCGGTATTTAATTTCTAAAGAGCTCGTAAAATGA
- the LOC126732624 gene encoding uncharacterized protein LOC126732624 isoform X2: MANSLKSIWLKWKPMVQSFKKGFPDKKRVGGDNVDSSFEASDRIKMDMGHLEDHIKTNKKQSPKAEVQNYLKQEILQLEKRLQDQFEVRRALENAMGYRSSSQDNTTGTVMPKPATELIKEIAVLELEVVYLEQYLLSLYRKAFDQQITISPSSKDDRLKSPINTPRARIHKASRLDITSKRESSVAQTGCESLDNPWKESNGIGGEEKLLDSGVHRCHSSLSQRSVYSTRTSPPVDSLSKALRACHSQPLSMMEYAQNTSSSIISLAEHLGTRISDHVPETPNRLSEDMIKCMSAIYCKLADPPLTHNGLSSPNSSMSSMSAFSPQDQCDMWSPGFRNNSSFDVRLDNPFHVEGLKEFSGPYSTMVEVPWIYRDGQKLGDTEHLLQNFRSLICRLEEVDPRMLSHEEKLAFWINIHNALVMHAYLAYGIPQNNVKRVFLLLKAAYNIGGHIISADTIQSSVLGCRMSRPGQWLRLLLSQRTKFKPGDERQAYAIDNPEPLLHFALCSGSHSDPAVRVYTPKRVFQELESAKEEYIRATFGVRKDHIILLPKIVQSFVKDSDLCPAGVMEMIQQSLPESLKKSLKKCQLGKSRKSIEYVPHNFAFRYLISKELVK; encoded by the exons ATGGCTAATTCCCTAAAGAGCATTTGGTTGAAATGGAAACCAATGGTTCAGAGCTTCAAGAAAGG CTTTCCTGATAAGAAAAGAGTTGGGGGAGATAACGTGGATAGTTCCTTTGAAGCCTCAGACCGAATAAAGATG GATATGGGGCACTTAGAGGACCATATCAAAACCAATAAGAAGCAATCCCCTAAGGCTGAAgttcaaaattatttaaagcAAGAG ATTCTACAACTTGAGAAGAGATTACAAGACCAATTTGAGGTCCGCCGGGCTTTGGAAAATGCAATGGGATATAGGTCTTCCTCTCAGGATAATACAACTGGAACAGTAATGCCCAAG CCAGCCACAGAGTTAATCAAGGAAATTGCAGTGTTAGAGTTGGAAGTAGTGTATTTGGAGCAATATCTTCTCTCCTTGTACCGGAAAGCATTTGATCAACAAATAACTATATCTCCATCTTCCAAGGATGACAGATTAAAATCACCTATAAATACTCCAAGAGCAAGGATCCACAAAGCTTCCAGACTTGATATTACATCAAAGAGGGAAAGTTCAGTTGCACAAACTGGTTGTGAGTCGCTTGACAACCCATGGAAGGAATCCAATGGAATTGGTGGGGAGGAGAAGCTATTAGATTCTGGTGTTCATCGCTGTCACTCCTCATTATCTCAACGTTCAGTGTATTCGACTAGGACTTCACCTCCAGTTGATTCTTTGTCTAAGGCTTTACGCGCTTGTCATTCCCAACCTTTGTCCATGATGGAG TATGCTCAGAATACTTCGTCAAGTATAATCAGTCTGGCAGAGCATCTTGGTACCCGCATCTCTGATCATGTTCCAGAAACACCTAACAGGCTTTCTGAGGATATGATTAAGTGCATGTCAGCCATATATTGCAAGCTAGCAGACCCACCTTTGACACATAATGGCCTGTCATCTCCCAATTCGTCTATGTCATCGATGAGTGCATTTTCTCCACAAGATCAGTGTGATATGTGGAGTCCAGGGTTCAGGAATAATTCTTCTTTTGATGTACGCTTAGATAATCCTTTCCATGTGGAAGGACTCAAGGAGTTCAGTGGACCATACAGCACCATGGTTGAAGTCCCTTGGATTTACAGAGATGGTCAGAAACTGGGTGATACTGAACATCTGCTACAAAATTTCAG GTCCCTTATTTGTCGATTAGAAGAAGTAGATCCTAGGATGTTGAGTCATGAAGAGAAGCTAGCATTCTGGATTAACATACACAATGCGTTGGTGATGCAT GCATATTTGGCTTATGGGATTCCACAAAACAATGTAAAGAGAGTTTTTCTACTCTTAAAG GCAGCATATAACATTGGGGGTCACATCATCAGTGCAGACACTATACAGAGTTCTGTCCTAGGTTGCAGAATGTCTCGTCCTGGGCAG TGGCTTCGCTTGTTACTTTCTCAAAGGACGAAATTCAAGCCTGGAGATGAACGGCAAGCATATGCAATTGACAATCCAGAACCCCTATTGCACTTTGCGCTCTGTTCGGGAAGCCATTCTGATCCAGCG GTTCGAGTGTACACGCCCAAGAGAGTATTTCAAGAGCTGGAATCTGCAAAAGAAGAGTACATTCGAGCTACCTTTGGTGTACGTAAGGATCATATAATCCTTTTACCGAAAATCGTTCAGTCATTCGTGAAGGATTCCGATTTGTGTCCAGCTGGAGTGATGGAGATGATCCAACAGTCTTTGCCTGAATCTCTGAAGAAGAGTCTTAAGAAATGTCAGCTAGGAAAATCTCGCAAGAGCATCGAATACGTTCCTCACAACTTTGCCTTCCGGTATTTAATTTCTAAAGAGCTCGTAAAATGA